A single Prevotella sp. E15-22 DNA region contains:
- the carB gene encoding carbamoyl-phosphate synthase (glutamine-hydrolyzing) large subunit, giving the protein MNTMNLKKVLVLGSGALKIGQAGEFDYSGSQALKALREEGIKSVLVNPNIATIQTSEGIADQVYFQPVNAHFVTEIIKKERPDGILLAFGGQTALNCGTELYLNGTLKEYGVKVLGTSVEAIMDTEDRDRFVKKLDEISLKTPVSHAVENMDDALKAAREIGFPIMIRSAYALGGLGSGICPDEKAFVELAESAFTFAPQILVEESLKGWKEIEFECIRDANDRCFTVASMENFDPLGIHTGESIVVAPTCSLTDEQVKMLQEITIKCVRHLGIVGECNIQFAFNAQTNDYRIIEINARLSRSSALASKATGYPLAFVAAKIALGYTLDQIGEMGTTSSAYVAPSLDYMICKIPRWDLTKFAGVSRQIGSSMKSVGEIMSIGRSFEEMIQKGLRMIGQGMHGFVGNDHTKFDDLDNELANPTDLRIFAIAQALEEGYTIERIEELTKIDVWFLERLKHIVDLKHELQKFDKLEDLSDELLLEVKRCGFSDFQIARFVLKTKSTNMEKENLEVRKLRKQRGIVPSVKRIPTVASEHPELTNYLYFTYTHVPAFGDTKGEQYKVAHDITYYNNEKSVVVLGSGAYRIGSSVEFDWCSVNAINTARKLGYKSIMINYNPETVSTDYDMCDRLYFDELSLERVLDVMDLEQPRGVIVSVGGQIPNNLAMKLHRQGVPVLGTSPVDIDRAENRDKFSAMLDKLGIDQPAWRALTSFDDVKEFVDKVGYPVLVRPSYVLSGAAMNVCYDEEELHRFLNMATEVSKEFPVVVSKFMTETKEIEFDAVADKGEVIEYAISEHVEYAGVHSGDATMVFPAQHIYFSTIRQIKKIAHKIAAELNISGPFNIQFLAKNREVKVIECNLRASRSFPFVSKILKRNFIETATKIMLDAPYQKPEKSEFDIDRIGVKASQFSFARLQNADPVLGVDMSSTGEVGCLGDDLNEALLNSLIATGYSIPKDAVLISSGGAKGKVSLLEPAQQLAKKGYTIYATAGTAKFFNDNGVKATAVAWPDEPGKNNVMDLISQHKVGLVINVPKNHTSRELTNGYKIRRGAIDHNIPLMTNVRLAKAFIEAFTAMSLNDIKIKSWQEYNN; this is encoded by the coding sequence ATGAACACAATGAATCTTAAGAAGGTGCTCGTACTCGGTTCGGGCGCGCTGAAAATCGGACAGGCTGGCGAATTTGACTACTCTGGCTCGCAGGCCCTGAAAGCCCTGCGCGAAGAGGGTATCAAGAGTGTGTTGGTGAATCCTAACATTGCCACCATCCAGACCTCGGAAGGCATTGCCGACCAAGTGTATTTCCAACCAGTTAACGCGCATTTCGTCACGGAAATCATCAAGAAGGAACGCCCCGACGGCATCCTACTGGCTTTCGGCGGACAAACGGCCTTGAACTGCGGCACGGAGCTCTATCTTAACGGCACGCTGAAGGAGTATGGCGTGAAGGTGCTGGGCACCAGCGTGGAGGCTATCATGGACACCGAGGACCGCGACCGCTTTGTGAAGAAGCTGGACGAGATTAGTCTGAAGACACCGGTGAGCCATGCCGTGGAGAATATGGACGACGCACTGAAGGCTGCCCGCGAGATTGGCTTCCCCATCATGATTCGCTCGGCTTATGCGCTGGGTGGACTGGGTTCGGGCATCTGTCCCGACGAGAAGGCCTTTGTGGAACTGGCCGAGAGCGCCTTCACCTTTGCACCGCAGATTCTGGTGGAAGAGAGTTTGAAGGGCTGGAAGGAGATTGAGTTTGAGTGCATACGCGACGCCAACGACCGTTGCTTCACCGTGGCCTCGATGGAGAACTTCGACCCGCTGGGCATCCACACGGGCGAGAGTATCGTGGTGGCGCCTACGTGTTCGCTGACCGACGAGCAGGTGAAGATGCTGCAGGAGATTACCATCAAGTGTGTGCGCCACCTGGGCATCGTGGGCGAGTGTAACATCCAGTTTGCCTTTAACGCCCAGACCAACGACTATCGCATCATCGAGATCAACGCACGCCTCTCGCGCTCGTCGGCGCTGGCTTCGAAGGCTACGGGCTATCCCCTGGCTTTTGTGGCTGCCAAGATTGCGCTGGGCTACACGCTCGACCAGATTGGCGAGATGGGCACCACGTCGAGTGCGTATGTGGCTCCCTCGCTGGACTATATGATTTGTAAGATTCCTCGCTGGGACCTGACGAAGTTCGCGGGTGTGAGCAGACAGATTGGCTCGTCGATGAAGTCGGTGGGCGAGATTATGTCGATTGGTCGCTCGTTCGAGGAGATGATACAGAAGGGACTGCGCATGATTGGTCAGGGCATGCATGGCTTTGTGGGCAACGACCACACGAAGTTTGACGACCTGGACAACGAACTGGCCAACCCCACCGACCTGCGCATCTTTGCCATCGCCCAGGCCTTGGAGGAGGGCTACACCATTGAGCGCATCGAGGAACTGACGAAGATTGACGTGTGGTTTCTGGAGCGATTGAAGCATATTGTGGACTTGAAGCACGAGTTGCAGAAGTTTGACAAGTTGGAGGACCTCTCGGACGAGCTGCTGCTGGAGGTGAAGCGCTGTGGCTTCTCGGACTTCCAGATTGCGCGCTTTGTGCTGAAGACGAAGTCGACCAACATGGAGAAGGAGAACCTGGAGGTGCGCAAACTGCGCAAGCAGCGCGGCATTGTGCCTTCGGTGAAGCGCATCCCCACGGTGGCATCGGAGCATCCGGAGCTGACAAACTATCTGTACTTTACCTACACGCACGTGCCTGCCTTCGGCGATACGAAGGGCGAGCAGTATAAGGTTGCTCACGACATCACCTATTATAATAACGAGAAGTCGGTGGTGGTACTGGGCTCGGGTGCCTATCGCATTGGCTCGAGCGTGGAGTTCGACTGGTGTTCGGTGAATGCCATCAACACGGCACGCAAGTTGGGCTACAAGAGTATCATGATTAACTATAACCCCGAGACCGTCTCTACCGACTATGACATGTGCGACCGCCTGTACTTCGACGAGCTGAGCCTGGAGCGCGTGCTCGACGTGATGGACCTGGAGCAGCCGCGTGGCGTGATTGTGAGCGTGGGTGGACAGATTCCTAACAACCTGGCTATGAAGCTGCATCGACAGGGTGTGCCCGTGCTGGGCACTTCGCCCGTGGACATCGACCGTGCGGAGAACCGCGACAAGTTCTCGGCCATGCTCGACAAACTGGGTATTGACCAGCCTGCATGGCGCGCGCTGACGAGTTTCGACGACGTGAAGGAGTTTGTTGACAAGGTGGGCTATCCCGTGCTGGTGCGTCCGTCGTACGTGCTCTCGGGTGCTGCGATGAACGTGTGCTACGACGAGGAGGAGCTGCATCGCTTCCTGAACATGGCCACCGAGGTGTCGAAGGAGTTCCCTGTGGTGGTGTCGAAGTTTATGACGGAGACCAAAGAGATTGAGTTTGACGCCGTGGCCGACAAGGGCGAGGTGATTGAATATGCCATCTCGGAGCATGTGGAGTATGCGGGTGTGCACTCGGGCGACGCCACGATGGTGTTCCCTGCCCAGCACATCTATTTCTCGACCATCCGTCAGATTAAGAAAATTGCGCATAAGATTGCTGCCGAGCTGAACATCAGCGGACCATTCAACATCCAGTTCCTGGCGAAGAACCGCGAGGTGAAGGTGATTGAGTGTAACCTGCGTGCCAGTCGTTCGTTCCCCTTCGTGTCGAAGATCCTGAAGCGCAACTTCATCGAGACGGCCACGAAGATTATGCTGGATGCACCCTATCAGAAGCCTGAGAAGAGTGAGTTCGACATCGACCGCATTGGCGTGAAGGCCTCGCAGTTCTCGTTTGCCCGCTTGCAGAATGCCGACCCCGTGTTGGGTGTCGACATGAGCTCAACGGGCGAGGTGGGCTGTCTGGGCGACGACCTGAACGAGGCGCTGCTGAACAGCCTGATTGCCACGGGCTACTCGATTCCGAAGGATGCGGTGCTCATCTCGTCGGGTGGCGCCAAGGGCAAGGTGAGCTTGTTGGAGCCCGCCCAGCAGTTGGCCAAGAAGGGCTACACCATCTATGCCACCGCTGGCACGGCGAAGTTCTTCAACGACAACGGTGTGAAGGCCACTGCCGTGGCATGGCCCGACGAGCCTGGCAAGAACAACGTGATGGACTTGATTTCGCAGCATAAGGTGGGACTGGTGATTAACGTGCCGAAGAACCACACCAGTCGCGAGTTGACCAATGGCTATAAGATTCGTCGCGGTGCCATCGACCACAACATCCCCCTGATGACCAACGTGCGTCTGGCCAAGGCCTTTATCGAGGCCTTCACGGCAATGAGTCTCAACGACATCAAGATTAAGTCTTGGCAGGAGTATAACAACTAA
- a CDS encoding glycoside hydrolase family 10 protein: MKKALCTIFLLLATMVAWAQAPKHEVRAVWLTTIGGIDWPHSYQPEAQKREMIRTLDLLQAAGINTVIVQTRVRATTIYPSDMEPWDGCITGTPGRKAQYDPLQLWIDECHRRGMECHAWVVTIPVGKWNKLGCKQLRQKYPKLIKRIGEDGYMDPEQKETGDYLARICTEIVRGYDVDGIHLDYIRYPETWKIKVSRAQGRAYITDIVRKVNRAVKSLKPWVKLTCSPIGKHDDLRRYRAGGWNARTTVCQDAQAWLREGLMDGLFPMMYFQDNNFFPFAIDWQEQSNGRTVVPGLGIYFLDPKEGKWTMDQVTRQMNVGRDLGMGHCFFRTKFLLDNVKGIYDFTCRFNSTAALVPPMTWAGQQAPTEPGELTLKGNTLAWQAARDKSDAPYLLYNIYASEDFPVDVTKAENLMAMRVTRTSLLVPNNGRMNYAVTAMNRYGQESAPAQLLMNAGRRYAAPTISRTDGRPVALPEKGATLDAEYVIIETMDGRQLEVQPYSTLLKVDHLPNGIYQLRSLGRKGRNHRIGFFSIKR, encoded by the coding sequence ATGAAGAAAGCACTCTGTACGATATTCCTGCTGCTGGCCACGATGGTGGCCTGGGCTCAGGCGCCAAAGCACGAGGTGAGGGCTGTGTGGCTGACGACCATCGGCGGCATTGACTGGCCGCACTCGTATCAGCCCGAGGCCCAGAAACGCGAAATGATACGCACGCTGGACCTACTGCAGGCGGCGGGCATCAACACGGTGATTGTGCAGACGCGCGTGAGGGCCACGACAATCTATCCCTCGGACATGGAGCCGTGGGACGGATGCATCACGGGCACGCCGGGCAGGAAGGCACAATACGACCCGCTGCAGCTGTGGATTGACGAGTGTCACCGCAGGGGCATGGAGTGCCACGCATGGGTGGTGACCATCCCGGTGGGCAAATGGAACAAGCTGGGATGCAAGCAGCTGCGACAGAAATATCCGAAGCTGATTAAGAGGATTGGCGAGGATGGCTATATGGACCCTGAACAGAAGGAGACTGGCGACTACTTGGCGCGCATCTGTACGGAGATTGTGAGGGGCTACGACGTGGACGGCATCCACCTGGACTATATCCGCTATCCGGAGACGTGGAAGATCAAGGTTTCGCGGGCGCAGGGACGGGCCTATATCACGGACATTGTGCGCAAGGTGAACCGTGCGGTGAAGAGTCTGAAGCCGTGGGTGAAGCTGACGTGCTCGCCCATTGGCAAGCACGACGACCTGCGACGCTACCGTGCGGGGGGATGGAACGCCCGCACCACGGTGTGTCAGGATGCGCAGGCATGGCTCAGGGAGGGACTGATGGACGGACTCTTCCCGATGATGTATTTCCAGGATAATAACTTCTTTCCCTTTGCCATCGACTGGCAGGAGCAGAGCAACGGGCGCACGGTGGTGCCCGGACTGGGCATTTATTTCCTGGACCCGAAGGAGGGCAAATGGACGATGGACCAGGTGACGCGACAGATGAATGTGGGGCGCGACCTGGGCATGGGGCACTGCTTCTTTCGCACGAAGTTCCTGCTGGACAACGTGAAGGGCATCTACGACTTTACTTGCCGCTTTAACAGCACTGCGGCGCTGGTGCCACCAATGACGTGGGCCGGACAGCAGGCGCCCACGGAGCCCGGGGAACTGACGCTGAAGGGCAACACCCTGGCGTGGCAGGCAGCACGGGACAAGAGCGACGCGCCCTACCTATTATATAATATATATGCGAGCGAGGATTTTCCGGTGGACGTGACGAAGGCGGAAAACCTGATGGCCATGAGGGTGACGAGGACGAGCCTCCTGGTGCCGAACAACGGGCGCATGAACTATGCGGTGACGGCGATGAACCGCTATGGGCAAGAGAGCGCGCCGGCGCAACTGCTGATGAACGCGGGCAGGCGCTATGCCGCTCCCACCATCAGCCGCACGGACGGACGACCCGTGGCGCTGCCCGAGAAGGGGGCAACGCTCGACGCGGAATACGTGATCATCGAGACGATGGACGGACGACAGCTGGAGGTGCAGCCCTACTCCACCCTGCTGAAGGTGGACCACCTGCCCAACGGCATCTATCAACTGCGCTCGCTGGGCCGCAAGGGGCGCAACCACCGCATCGGCTTCTTTAGCATCAAACGCTGA
- a CDS encoding hemolysin family protein, giving the protein MMTAQIIGLIVSMVFSAFFSGMEIAFVASNRMLAEMSREKNNLPHRAIALFYRHPNNFVSTMLVGNNIALVIYGILFAQIFDQLLFNQLFNDAARVAADTLLSTAVVLFTGEFLPKTIFKSNPNTMLSIFSIPALLCYVVLYPISRFATLLSKGLLRVVGVKIPKHMDDKEFSKVDLDYLVQSSIDNAQDEDDIEEEVRFFQNALDFSETKVRDCMVPRTEIDAIEDTCSIEQLKQKFIESGHSKIVVYHEDIDHIVGYIHSSEMFQNPKDWTEKLQTMTFVPETMSASKMMQTFLAQKKSLGVVVDEFGGTSGLIALEDIVEEIFGDIEDEHDSTNYIAKQLDNGEYLLSARLEIEKVNELFDLELPESDEYMTVGGLILHEYQSFPKLNEVVKINRWEFKIIKNTATKIELVRLKVNTNTNFS; this is encoded by the coding sequence ATGATGACTGCACAGATTATAGGTCTTATTGTGTCGATGGTTTTCTCCGCCTTCTTTTCTGGCATGGAAATAGCCTTCGTTGCCAGCAATCGTATGTTGGCCGAGATGTCGCGCGAGAAAAATAATCTTCCTCATCGGGCCATCGCCTTGTTCTACCGGCATCCAAACAATTTCGTTTCCACGATGCTGGTGGGTAACAACATCGCGTTGGTCATCTATGGCATTCTCTTTGCTCAGATCTTTGACCAACTCTTGTTTAATCAGCTTTTCAACGATGCTGCTCGTGTGGCTGCCGACACTTTGTTGTCAACAGCAGTAGTACTCTTTACAGGCGAGTTCCTGCCCAAGACAATCTTCAAGAGCAACCCCAACACCATGCTCTCAATCTTCTCGATTCCGGCCTTGTTGTGTTATGTGGTTCTTTATCCCATATCCCGTTTCGCTACGCTATTGTCTAAGGGACTACTTCGTGTCGTTGGTGTTAAGATTCCCAAACACATGGACGACAAGGAGTTTTCGAAGGTGGATCTGGACTATTTAGTACAAAGTAGCATCGACAATGCTCAGGATGAGGACGACATTGAGGAGGAGGTGCGCTTCTTTCAGAATGCCCTTGACTTCTCTGAGACAAAGGTGCGCGACTGTATGGTGCCAAGAACAGAAATCGATGCTATCGAGGACACCTGCAGCATCGAGCAACTCAAGCAGAAGTTTATTGAGAGTGGCCATTCCAAAATCGTTGTCTACCACGAAGACATCGACCATATTGTCGGGTATATTCATTCCTCTGAGATGTTCCAGAATCCAAAGGATTGGACAGAGAAATTACAGACGATGACCTTCGTGCCCGAGACGATGTCTGCCAGTAAGATGATGCAGACGTTCTTGGCGCAGAAGAAGTCGCTTGGTGTCGTCGTGGATGAGTTTGGTGGCACCAGTGGACTCATCGCGCTCGAGGACATTGTTGAGGAGATCTTTGGAGATATCGAGGATGAGCATGACTCAACCAACTATATTGCCAAACAACTTGACAATGGCGAGTATCTCCTTTCGGCCCGTCTGGAGATTGAAAAAGTGAATGAACTATTCGACTTGGAACTCCCTGAAAGTGATGAGTATATGACGGTGGGAGGTCTAATCCTTCACGAGTATCAGAGCTTCCCGAAACTCAACGAAGTTGTGAAAATAAACCGTTGGGAGTTTAAAATCATAAAAAATACCGCAACAAAAATAGAATTGGTCAGACTAAAAGTCAATACAAACACCAATTTTTCGTGA
- a CDS encoding TIGR03905 family TSCPD domain-containing protein, which translates to MKTKHLMYQTHGTCSQMIDVTADENDVIQQVFFLGGCNGNLQGISQLVRGQKIDDVIARLNGIRCGTKGTSCPDQLCRALEQLKETPASEA; encoded by the coding sequence ATGAAGACGAAACATCTTATGTACCAGACTCACGGCACGTGTTCACAGATGATTGATGTGACTGCCGACGAGAATGACGTTATCCAGCAGGTGTTCTTCCTGGGTGGCTGCAATGGCAACCTACAGGGCATCAGTCAGCTGGTGAGAGGCCAGAAGATTGACGACGTGATTGCCCGCCTCAATGGCATCCGTTGCGGCACCAAGGGCACCTCATGTCCCGACCAGCTTTGCCGTGCGCTCGAGCAGTTGAAAGAGACGCCTGCGAGCGAAGCATAA
- a CDS encoding peptidylprolyl isomerase, producing the protein MAAIGKIRSWGPGLVVILGLGLVGFIAQDGFSTCKGQAQVDSSTAGVIDGEKIEIQEFQSLVGEYQELAKLQGQDNLNEDQLNSLRDYVWNECVNNKLVEEQAAKLGLTVTDEEVVNVLKEGTHPAISETPLLSQFVNPQTRAFDANQVSAYREYLKQQSQTNAQAAEQAVLFERCWPVAERILAQKILEMKYQTLLAGCVMSNPVSAKAAFDNQNIESEVIMASMPYASINDNEIEVTDADLKAKYDEMKEQFKTRADLAEIKYVVCQVTASKKDRDALMEVMQKASKALKSDSASVSDVVREAQSQVAYLGLPLSKNALPSDLADSISKMGAGQVTAPFESRDNTFNVVKLFSKENVADSIEFRMISLMGMQSAKATADSIMKSISAGVAFDSIAKKYNQRGEKTWMTSNEYESAPTLTADNKAIYTALLKAPVNEVKDLELSQGHIILQITQRKGNVEKFNVAIVKRAIDFSNETYNETYNKFSQFVSESQNIEGLQAKCADYGYVVMDGQVTNADHTIANIRSSHDAIKWLFTEAEEGHISKVFDRCGDNDRLMVVGLSKLTPKGYLAQSTVEATLKQEVLRDKKFAKLSEQLAGVKSVAEAQAKGARLDSISHITFRAPVYVPSIVMPEPALSGAVAGTEKGAFSKHVVKGQAGAYVFQVINRTQREGVTFNEKVSEAALRQSALQQTVGMAMQELRDKVEIKDNRYIFF; encoded by the coding sequence ATGGCAGCAATTGGAAAAATTAGAAGCTGGGGCCCTGGACTTGTCGTTATTCTGGGTCTGGGTCTTGTAGGCTTCATTGCACAAGATGGCTTTAGCACTTGTAAAGGTCAGGCTCAGGTGGACAGCAGTACCGCCGGCGTGATCGATGGTGAGAAAATTGAGATTCAGGAGTTCCAGAGTCTCGTGGGCGAGTATCAGGAGTTAGCCAAACTCCAAGGACAGGACAATCTGAACGAAGATCAGCTGAATAGCCTGCGCGACTATGTTTGGAACGAATGCGTGAACAATAAGCTCGTTGAGGAACAGGCCGCAAAGTTGGGTCTTACTGTAACAGACGAAGAGGTGGTTAACGTCCTGAAGGAAGGTACTCACCCCGCTATCAGCGAGACACCTCTGTTGTCTCAGTTCGTTAATCCTCAGACCCGTGCTTTCGATGCTAATCAGGTGTCCGCATATCGCGAGTACCTTAAGCAGCAGTCACAGACCAATGCTCAGGCTGCTGAGCAGGCTGTTCTGTTCGAGCGTTGCTGGCCTGTAGCCGAGAGAATCCTGGCTCAGAAGATTCTTGAGATGAAGTATCAGACTTTGCTGGCAGGTTGTGTTATGTCAAACCCTGTTTCTGCAAAGGCTGCTTTCGACAACCAGAATATCGAGAGCGAAGTGATTATGGCTTCTATGCCTTACGCTAGCATTAACGACAACGAGATTGAAGTGACCGATGCCGACCTCAAGGCTAAGTACGACGAGATGAAAGAGCAGTTCAAGACTCGTGCCGACCTGGCCGAGATCAAGTACGTTGTATGTCAGGTTACTGCTTCTAAGAAGGACCGTGATGCTCTGATGGAAGTTATGCAGAAGGCTTCTAAGGCCCTGAAGAGCGATAGCGCTTCTGTTAGCGACGTTGTTCGCGAGGCTCAGTCTCAGGTGGCTTACCTTGGTCTGCCCCTGTCAAAGAACGCCCTTCCTTCAGACCTTGCCGATAGCATCAGCAAGATGGGTGCTGGTCAGGTTACTGCTCCTTTCGAGAGCCGTGACAACACCTTCAACGTTGTGAAGCTGTTCTCTAAGGAGAATGTTGCCGACTCAATCGAGTTCCGTATGATTTCATTGATGGGCATGCAGAGTGCCAAGGCTACTGCCGACAGCATTATGAAGTCAATCAGCGCCGGTGTTGCTTTCGACTCAATTGCCAAGAAGTACAACCAGCGTGGCGAGAAGACTTGGATGACCTCAAACGAGTACGAATCTGCTCCCACACTTACTGCCGACAACAAGGCTATCTATACTGCTTTGCTCAAGGCTCCCGTTAACGAGGTTAAAGACCTCGAGCTCTCTCAGGGTCACATCATTCTTCAGATCACTCAGCGCAAGGGTAATGTTGAGAAGTTTAACGTAGCTATCGTGAAGCGCGCTATCGACTTCTCTAACGAGACCTACAACGAGACCTACAATAAGTTCAGCCAGTTCGTAAGCGAGAGTCAGAACATCGAAGGACTCCAGGCTAAGTGTGCCGACTATGGTTATGTGGTGATGGATGGTCAGGTAACCAATGCCGACCACACAATTGCCAACATCCGTTCTTCACACGACGCTATTAAGTGGTTGTTCACCGAGGCCGAGGAAGGCCACATCTCTAAGGTGTTCGATCGTTGTGGTGATAACGACCGCCTGATGGTCGTTGGTCTCAGCAAGCTCACTCCTAAGGGATATTTAGCCCAGAGCACTGTTGAGGCAACGCTGAAGCAGGAGGTTCTGCGCGACAAGAAGTTTGCTAAGCTCTCTGAGCAGCTTGCAGGTGTTAAGAGCGTTGCCGAGGCTCAGGCCAAGGGTGCCCGCCTTGACAGCATCTCTCACATCACATTCCGCGCTCCTGTATATGTTCCTTCTATCGTGATGCCCGAGCCCGCTCTTAGTGGTGCCGTAGCAGGTACCGAGAAGGGTGCTTTCAGCAAGCACGTTGTCAAGGGACAGGCTGGTGCTTATGTGTTCCAGGTTATCAACCGTACTCAGCGCGAGGGTGTTACCTTCAACGAGAAGGTTTCTGAGGCTGCTCTCCGTCAGTCAGCTCTCCAGCAGACTGTTGGTATGGCTATGCAGGAACTCCGCGACAAGGTTGAGATTAAGGATAATCGCTATATCTTCTTCTAA
- a CDS encoding DUF1648 domain-containing protein: MKLTLRTNNKEKIKVCRTTEGTIFEIVLVVMLVGIGALTAMMYADAPEVVPTHFGATGEPNGWGSKSSVLIPCLIISIASIFLMVSAYFPHKINIPVEVSTPRQWALVVRLVRVMALEMALLTLPIATSSLLVDHHTSWPEMAIIGLMFITVIVFCVLIHKAR; the protein is encoded by the coding sequence ATGAAACTGACGTTAAGAACGAACAACAAGGAGAAGATTAAGGTGTGCAGAACAACCGAGGGCACCATCTTTGAGATAGTGCTGGTGGTGATGCTGGTGGGCATCGGCGCACTCACCGCCATGATGTATGCGGATGCGCCCGAGGTGGTGCCCACGCATTTCGGAGCAACAGGAGAGCCCAACGGATGGGGCTCGAAGTCGAGTGTGCTGATTCCTTGTCTGATCATATCGATAGCCAGCATCTTCCTCATGGTCAGCGCCTATTTCCCCCACAAGATAAACATCCCCGTGGAGGTATCAACGCCGCGTCAATGGGCGCTGGTGGTGCGTCTCGTCAGGGTGATGGCACTCGAGATGGCGCTACTCACGCTGCCCATCGCAACCAGCAGTCTACTGGTGGATCATCACACGTCATGGCCGGAAATGGCTATCATAGGCTTGATGTTCATCACCGTCATCGTCTTCTGCGTATTGATTCACAAGGCGAGATAG
- a CDS encoding SPFH domain-containing protein: protein METKELEFKGMVFNGFLMLFVNLLLTVFTILGIVFSIMLLDSHNGGGWSLGFFILMVFFTIVMWCGHLQLEPNEARVATWFGKYAGTFSQTGFYWINPLYGTKKVSLRARNLDAEPIKVNDKTGNPVMIGLVLVWKLKDTYKALFEVDTQTMASIQGQVGTDMRSVMNALERFVRVQSDAALRQVAGQYAYDDEDNKSHELTLRGGGDEINDQLEEKLNERLALAGIEVVEARINYLAYAPEIAAVMLRRQQASAIITAREKIVEGAVSMVKMALDKLSSEEIVELDDDKKAAMVSNLLVVLCGDDSAQPVVNTGTLNH, encoded by the coding sequence ATGGAAACAAAAGAATTAGAGTTCAAAGGAATGGTGTTCAACGGATTCCTGATGTTGTTTGTCAACCTGCTGCTGACAGTTTTTACTATCTTAGGTATCGTGTTCAGCATCATGCTGCTCGACAGTCATAATGGTGGTGGCTGGTCGCTGGGCTTTTTCATCCTGATGGTGTTTTTCACCATCGTGATGTGGTGCGGCCATCTGCAGTTGGAACCCAACGAGGCTCGCGTGGCCACGTGGTTTGGTAAGTATGCCGGCACCTTCTCGCAGACGGGCTTCTACTGGATTAACCCTCTCTATGGCACCAAGAAGGTGAGTCTGCGTGCTCGCAACCTGGACGCCGAGCCTATCAAGGTGAACGACAAGACGGGTAACCCCGTGATGATCGGATTGGTGCTGGTGTGGAAACTCAAGGATACTTATAAGGCGCTGTTCGAGGTGGACACCCAGACCATGGCCAGCATACAGGGTCAGGTGGGCACCGACATGCGCTCGGTGATGAACGCCCTGGAGCGCTTCGTACGTGTGCAGAGTGATGCTGCCTTGCGTCAGGTGGCTGGTCAGTATGCCTACGACGACGAGGATAACAAGAGTCATGAGCTGACCCTGCGTGGTGGTGGCGACGAGATCAACGACCAACTCGAAGAGAAACTGAACGAGCGCCTGGCCCTGGCTGGCATCGAGGTGGTAGAGGCTCGCATCAACTATCTGGCCTATGCGCCCGAGATTGCTGCCGTGATGCTGCGTCGTCAGCAGGCTTCGGCCATCATCACCGCTCGTGAGAAGATTGTGGAGGGTGCTGTGTCGATGGTGAAGATGGCGCTGGACAAGCTGTCGAGCGAGGAGATCGTGGAACTCGACGACGACAAGAAGGCTGCCATGGTTTCTAACCTGCTGGTGGTACTCTGTGGCGACGACTCGGCTCAGCCCGTGGTCAATACTGGTACGCTGAATCACTAA
- the lptC gene encoding LPS export ABC transporter periplasmic protein LptC: protein MFALLLFMGCSEAHEHTAPAVNPEDSVSMMTTYGVNTLISDSGVIKYRIVTEQWDVNTVRQPSRWEFMKGIFFEQFDEQFHVQAYIQADTAWYYDQERLWKLRGRVSLRNVDGLVFTSDELYWDGMKHEFYSHCYSKLVTPERTIEGTYFRSDEQMTHYRISNSVGSFLAEDFEDDVEPADTTTISAP from the coding sequence GTGTTCGCCCTATTGCTGTTTATGGGCTGTAGTGAAGCCCATGAGCACACAGCTCCTGCTGTGAATCCCGAGGATTCTGTTTCAATGATGACAACCTATGGCGTTAATACTTTGATAAGTGACTCGGGTGTCATCAAATATCGTATTGTTACCGAGCAATGGGATGTCAATACCGTGCGTCAGCCATCGCGATGGGAATTCATGAAAGGCATCTTCTTTGAGCAGTTTGACGAACAGTTTCATGTGCAGGCCTACATTCAGGCAGACACGGCTTGGTATTATGATCAGGAGCGCCTGTGGAAACTCAGGGGCAGGGTCAGTCTGCGTAATGTCGACGGTCTTGTGTTTACCAGTGACGAGTTATATTGGGATGGCATGAAGCACGAGTTCTATTCTCATTGCTATTCCAAGCTTGTGACGCCAGAGCGTACGATAGAAGGTACCTATTTCCGTAGTGACGAGCAGATGACTCATTACCGTATTAGTAATTCCGTGGGTTCGTTCCTCGCTGAGGATTTCGAAGACGATGTTGAACCCGCAGATACAACTACTATTTCAGCACCATGA